The nucleotide sequence CTTTTAACCTGCATTTTCCTGGGAGCTAATGAGGTCAGACatggtggtagtttgaatgaaaatggcccctgcAGGCTCATAGGGCTTGGCACTGTTAGGAAATGTGAACCTGTTGGTGTTGtgcaatattattttaagatgtgttatgtttgtttatgctgtggagtatttctttaatgatgcaaagatgtgttgcgttcttttctgttgcatttgtttaaccctgtgaaactgtgttactgtgcctgtctaaaacacctgatggtctaataaagagctgaacagccaatagcaaggcaggagcaaggataggcggggctggcaggcagagaaaataaataggaggagaaatctggggagagAGAATCGAGGAGCAAGAAGAAGGTGAGAGGCTACCCAGCCAGCCACCCGCTACCccgccagccacggagtaagtgAAAGAACGGTAtacagaaggaggaaaagggaaaagcccagaggcaaaaggaagatGGGATAATTGAAGTTAAGCAAAGCTGACtggaaataagccaagctaaggctgggcatttataagtaataagtctccgtgtgtatttatttgggagttggatgGTGGGCCCCAAAAGACCAAAGTAAAGAGTAATAAACAACCAACAACTTCTGGAGTGGGTGCGTCCCCGTCACCGCAGATGGGCTCTGAGGTTCAAATGCTCAAGGTCAACCCAGCATCACTGTTGATTCAGACGTAGAACTCTCGGCACCTTctccggcaccatgtctgcctgcacaccaacatgcttcctgccatgatgataatggaccaacctctgaaacagtaagccagcTCCAGTGTTTCCTTATAAgagctgtcttggtcatggtgtctcttgacagcagTAGACACCCTAAACTaagacagacatttttttttcgtATCTATATCACCATTTGTTTTCCATCTTTGGAGAACTGTGTGTTCGTTTTGTGAGACCATTTATTGACtgggttgttgtttttctgtttagtttttttttttctttgaaacagcGTCTCGATGTAGGTCTGGTgtccagaactcacagaaatcctcctgcctctgcctcctaagtccaCCGCACACTGTGCCTAGATCTTACAATGTCTTCCGTACAGTCTGCTCAGCAGTCCCCGATCCCACACCTACGTTAAGGTCCATGGTGCATttggatttggtttctgttcaGGGTGAGATAAAGGGATTGAGTTTAGTTCTCCGCGGTGGACACCgtttccccagcaccatttgtcttttttccaatgtttactttttaacatctttatttaaaacacacaagAAATCATTAGCCAAtcctggtggcgcacgcctttagtcctagttCTCttgtgaggcaggggcaggcggatctctgtgagttcgaggctagcctggtctacagggcaagttctaggaaagccagaaCTATGCAGATAATCCCtttcacagaaaggaaagaaagagagaaggaaggaaggaggaaaaaaacagaaaccagcTGGCTATAGTTGCATGAATTGTAGCCCAGCCTGTCCTTGAAGTCACTgtatagctgaggctagccttgaaccctagtcccacctccaccttccaagtgccagATTTACAGGTGTACAGACTGGAACAGTGAAGAACTGTCAGCTCCGGCAACATTTTGCCAAACCCTGTGTCCTGAGACGGGTCCTGTTGGGGTAGCTGGGACTGGTAAGTTTTTAACTAACCTGTGAATAATGCTGGGGTCCCTACAGCCACGCAGCACCAGGAGGCACAATAGCTCAAATGTGGCTGCAAGTGACACTTTCAAAGACCTTTGGGCGTGAGGACCTGATTCAGGTCCTAGCACACAGGCAAAAAGCACACTTTCACAAATATATGTGCctgcactacacacacaaacacacgagtATGCCACACTCATATGGGGTTTCAGCAAACCCCAGGGCAGGCAGAGTAAGAACCccgagaggcaggaaggaagtcaGCTCAGCACAACCCAGTAActggtgttggttcaaacttctagagTCTGAACATGGGGtaatagtttattttaggcaGATTTATATACAGTAAAATTTGGGGAAATGTTTCCTGGTGTAACATAATTCTGTGTGCACAAGGAGACACAATTCTATCAAAACTTCTCAAAGCACATGTCACTTCTTCCATGAAGATGGGTTCGCAGATAAGCTGCATGTGTTATCTAAAGGGCCAAGGGAATGGTCTGGTGTGGTCTTGGTCATACGGATAGTGTAGAGATCCTCTGAACCCTACAGAAAGAAAGGATAATTGATGCGGAAGTAAGGAATTAACCATGTGAGCCACTGCTCTAGCGTCTGCGTATTTACAAACACCCGCTGGGCTTCAGGTGTCAACCTTAGAGCGGTTAGCTGAGAATCTCCAGAAAGCAACCTGGAGGGCGGAGACAAACCCAACTGATGTGGCCCGAAATGTTAAATTTTGCTCTTTTAGTTAATTTCTCATGAAAGTTAAGCACTCATTTAAGTGTTGATCAGATGAGCAGAAGAGGACGATGTCATCCACGCGATGAGTGACGGAAGTTCATCACGTAATAAGGAAGTTAGCCTCGGGACAGCACTCTGGCGCTGGAGGTCCCAGCTGCCTTTGTTCGGAACGAGCGGCCgatctgttttaatttttccccATGAAGGGACCATTGAACAATCTATACTGGGTTGTTTCCACTGTGGGAGTGTAAGGTGTTCCGTGTTGCTCGGgatgatcaaagaaaaacaaagagggtCACTCCAAGGTGTCATTCAGGCTCAGAGGCAGCAGAGAGGAACAGTTTCAACAGCCCTGCAAAGGCATAGGAGGTGTCATTCAAGCTCAGAGGCAGCAGAGAGGAACGGTTTCAACAGCCGTGCAAAGGCGTATTTGTTGACTGTGACACCAAGCTTTCTTGCTTGAAATGAATTCCTCATTCCAAAGCCCCTGATCTAATCTATAAGTTTCCGAAGGAAaacatcacccccccccccacgagaCCTAATTGTGTTCTGTTCGCAGCACCCAATGATTCCCGATATCCAGGTGTGCCAGGAACGTCATGCAAAGGCTGTGCCTCTCTTTCAGAAAGGGACGCCATAGAGAACAACCACTCTTTTCTACAATGGTTTCTTCAAGGTCTAAGTCCTTCCAGGAAACGACTGTTCATTCCACTTCTGTGGTGGAatgatctttttgtacactgtgaagatgtgtctctctgattggtttaataaaaagccaaCAGCCAATACCTTGGCAGGATTTCTAGGCAcagagaatgctaggaagaagaaaggcagagtcaccagcctgATAAGAGAACAAGGAAGACCTGAGGAGGAGATGTAACAGACACGAGCCCGCCATTTAGCAGCACATAAATTAAAGAAATGATTAATTTAaagaattataagagctagttagaaacaggCCTAAGCTATCCCCTaagctttcatagttaataataaaTCACTGGGGACCCTGCAGGTGTTACCTAGACTCAGTGGAAAAAACCGTTTCATTCTACTGTTTAACCTCGATACAATGATTCTACTACAGTTCCTCTTCAGAGCTAGTGGGGAGGGGGAAACAAGGGAAACAAGCTAACAAAAGGCCAAGCCCTACAGCTGTGGAGCCCTAGCTCCCTCTGTATTGGCGACTCCACCAGCCCACCCTTGGAACTCTAATAAGTAGTTAGCCTGGGAGGAGGAGCCCCGAGCTCCAGGGACTCTGTGACCGCTAAGGTCTGGAGACCTGTTGTAAAGGCAAAGGCAACAAGTGTTAAGGGCCTAAGGGGAGGATTTTGTGTCACCTTGGTCTTACTGATAGTGCGGGGTTATCTAGACTACTAGCCACCTCCAGTTCTGCTTGGAGCCGCTGGCCATTCAGATAGTACAAGAGTCACCTAGGCTATGAGCCATctccattcccagccttctgggcagaaaacaggtTACAGAGACAACCCTGCTTTATCTAGTGATTATCTGTGAGCCCAAGGGCCTTCGTGCTTCCCACAGGCTCACAAACACAGGCCTTTGGGAGACTAGGCAGCTGCTCAGGGGTAGAGCGCTTGCTGTGTGGAGGACTGGGTTCTACTGCCAACACCACAAAACCTCATGTAagatttacttaattttatatgtttatatgtttggTCTGCATGaacgtgtgtgcactgtgtgtgtgctggtgcccatagaggtcagaagagggcactgactCCTTTAAAACTGGGATTAAATATGGTCATGTGCCAGactcctccagaagagcagctgaGCCATCGTCTCTAGCCCCTCCATGAAACATCTGTAAAAGTCTTGTGATCACAGATCCAGCAGGCTCTTGCTACCCAGAGGGAGCTGAGACTACAAAACAgcaagtggggagggagggggagggggaggaagctgGGGGGACCCCACAGTGTGGGAGAAGGGACATCAGTTGCTCTGGTGGGTGAGTGGCTCTCAGCACTTGATCAACTGCTATAACTTTCTAcgcaagctgggcggtggtggagcacgcctttaatcccagcactcccaaggcagaggcaggtatatctgagttcaaggccagcctgatctacagagctagttccaggacagccagagctttacagaggaccttatctcaaaaaatgaaagcaaaaacaaacaaacagaagagagagtgaaaggaaaagaaaaaggagcagagaaagtTATGACCTCGAGATTCCAGCCTGCCAATAGGCCAAGCAAACCCATCAAACCCCTCATAGAGACttcagtggtggtggcagcagtgggggtgggggattctgggaagaaaagcatATAATTTTAAAGTGAAGCCATCATGGCGGGGCAGAAGCTGCCATGGCAGGGGCAGAAGCCACCATGGTAGGGGCAGAAGCCACCGCGGCAGGGGCAGTCCCCTAGCCAGGTCCCTACCTGCCACACTGGATTAATCCTTAGGGGTAGACAGAGTTCAGGTTACATATCCACCTGGAGGTAGGTTCCGGTCTttacacctgtctcaaaaataagtgtCAGAATTAAAATGGAATTGTggctttaaaagagaaaagcctTGGCAGAAAAATTATCTTCTCAGTTGTTTGCTACGGGCACAAGATTTGGAAGTGGTTCAAACTGGAAAGTGAaagacttggttttgtttttcttttttttttttttttttggttttgtttttcaagacagggtttctctgtgtccctggctgtcctggaacttgctctgtagaccaggctggcctccaactcaaagatccgcctgcctctgcctccctagtgctaggattaaagacatgcaccaccacagcccacctCGAAAGACCACTTGATATAAGATGTCCTGTTGGGATccagcaagatggcccagcaggtaaagatAGTTACCACaaaacatgaggacccgagttcaattcctgggacccaaaTGATGACAGGAGATACCCcccgcaagttgtcctctgactgctacaTACAAGGTACAGCAAGTACGggtgcacacaaaataaataaataaatattaaaaagaagaagaaaaggaaggaaggaaggaaggaaggaaggaaggaaggaaggaaggaaagaagaaaggaaaggaatgtgGTTCTCAGGTGCCTAAACCACCGGGAACTGAAAGCCAGTGACCCGCAGCTTGGGGCTGACAGGATCTGGGCTGTCTGGTTCAGCAGCAACACCACATGTGGCTCAACCTGTCTGCTCTTCATCTCCCCTCCACACACTGGTGTCACCTCAGACTGACACCATCAGGATTCAGACCCGGTGAAGAAGCCAACCCCTTTTTCCAtcagcctcagcctccagcaGCATCCACCCTCTGATCTCACTGGTTTGCCTCCTATTCTGTTTTCATGATCTAAATGTTTATATTGAACGCTGGCATCCCccctttcatttatttactaatttatttttgaggcagggtctcgtcCTATAACTCAGAGAtgggcctgcctctgcatccagagtgcaggattaaaggtgtgcatcaccgcACCTGGCTATCTGCctttattatttgtattgttttacaGGGCCGCTTACTGGCCTGTAGCTTGCAATGCAGCTAGGCTGACTAGCCATCcggtcccagggatcctcctgcccccacctcccccgTGCAGAGACTACAAGTGCACATTATAGCAcatgactttttatgtgggtgctggggcttgaactcaggtcctgaagCTTGCAAAAGAAGCATTTTACCTCTCCccagcctgtgtgtgcacatgtgtgtgcaagcccATGCAGGTGAATGCAGTTCTCATGGAAGCCTCGAGACggcgccagatcccctggaaatggcgTTAGTAACAACTATGAGCTTCTGTGTGGTTGCTCAGAACCATAGCAGAGTCTTCTGGACTAGACCCAGGCcctctcaaagagcagccagggctcttaggagctgagccatctttccatatCCTCTAGAAACAGCCTCTAGATGGCAGTTCTCAATCCGGAGGTTGCAACCCCTTTGAGAGTCACGTGACCCTTTCACAGTAGTTAAGTGTTGACaccctgcatattagatatttacattatggttcataacagtagcaaaattacagttatgaagtagcaaggaaaatcactttatggttgggggtcaccatcaCAGGAGGAACTgtactaggaaggctgagaaccactggtctagattGACAACAATGTTGTTTCACTGTCTACAGCCACTCCATGGCGGACAGAAACTGACAGGACCTGCTGCAAGAAGGATTGCAGGGGGGCATCCTAAGGACCACCTCCAAGCCCTCCATATAGAGAAGATGGGGTGTCTGCAGCTCTTTCGCAGGGCTGGGCATGGGCGGCAGGAGGGTCCAAATGAGTCCAATGACAAAATCAAAACCAGTGACTGCAGGTCACTGGCTGCTCAGCTACGGCTCTGGCGCTACTCCAGGCATGAACAGGAGGGGGCGATGTGCAATCACGTTTCTCAGAGGAGTAGGGGCGGGGCCGCTTGCGCCAAGTGCCAGCAGCCAGGTGGGTAAGCAGAGGTTCTGAGGCTCCTGGTACGGTTGCCCACCTGGCCCAGTGGGGTGTGGTGACTCTCACCTGTAACCCAGCATAAAAAGGCACAATTCTTGACTGCCCCACCTAGGGACTGAGTGATGCTGGCCATCATCTCCTGCCATCTCACGACAGGCGTCCCGGAGACACACAAACCCACTGCCCCCATCTGAAAGTGCTCTCTTCCTGGAGGACCAGAAATCTCACTAAGgccttcctcctgtctctagATCACCTCCTTTCAatagaactttctggaaataTTACGTTTATGTTGTCCAATGTGATTGCCATTAAATGCGTGTGGCTAGCAAGTGCTTGAAGTGGCTGGTTGAGGAACTAaatctaatttttctttgtttgagacaaggtctctctatggagccctggctgttggggaactcactctgtagaccaggctggcctggaactcacagagatccccctgcctctgcctccacccacAGCATGTATACAGagatcaggggacaactttgtgACCTGGTTCTCCTCTTCCACCGTGTGTGTCCTGAGGACATAGCTCAGGTCGTCAGCATGGCAGCAAGCGCCGTTAGCTGCTGAACCACCTCACTGGCCTGACACACGTTTCGGTCTCATTGACCCTCCATGCCCTCCTGTCCTCCGTCTCCCACCATTTAAACAGTTTGGGTTATTTCTACTTTTCAGTCAATGCGGCTCACTATTTCAGAATCCAGCCGGTCCCGAAGCTTCTACCCCAAACTCAGTCCAGGCAGAGCTCAAAACCCGGCAGAACTGGAGAGCCTGCCTCTCCTACCTACTGGCCTCACTCCCTCATGCAGCCCTTTCCAGGGCCTCGCCTACCCCGATTTCACAGTTCCCAAGGCGCACCTGGGCGGCCAGCTCAGCCTCAGTCCCTTGCTGAGCAGCCTGGGTCCCCCGGCCCCTCCATCATTTCTCTCCTGATTCCAGATTGCCCCCTTCAGGAACCCTCCGTATCCCTTAGGCTAGGCGAAGGCATCCCTCCTCCCCCTTGGTTTCATCTCTCCTgccggggcgggggagggggaggcagtgtTACACACAGAGGACTGACGGCCGGGAGGACCCATCCTAGTCCACATTAGGTCTCGGGCTGAGCATGGAGAGTGGACGCTGGATTGAGTGGATGAATACTTTTgagaaaagctaaacaagaaAAGCATGGGCTGACAAGGTGGCTCAGAGGATGAAGGTACATGCCGCcagcctgatgaccagagttcgatccctgaaacccacatggtggaggggcGAACCCCGCCCCCCCGCAccaaatgttaaaagaaaaagtaaatagagTGAAACACACCACAGACAAAACATCTCGGCTACTCACTGACTCCCCGGCTCCCTGAACTTCAATTTCCCGGTTCTGGCTTCTGCGGGAGAGGAGGTCGTGGGAGGAGGGATTGCTCAACCAGAGGCAACCTTGCTGTTTCAGGGAGCCAGCCATGCTGAGAATGGAGGGGCTAGGCCTGGGAAGTCCTCTGTCACCCTGGAAGACAGGTCCAACCAGTGTGAGCGCTTCTTCTCGGGACATGGGTGGAGACTCGGAGCCTGGGAAACTGTGGAAGGAGGTGCTGGGGCTCTGGGACCTCGCAGCCTGACTGTGTCCTGAGGCTGTCCCCGAATGCCCAACTGAATTTCAAGCTCCAGAGAGCCAGCCTGTGGCTCTCAGTGACTTTGACCTCTCTACAGGAAGCAAGATGGAGATTGGTACCCGGACCCCAGGCAGCTTCTCAAAGGGCTTCCTGTTCTCAGGTAAGGAGGGAAAAACCTGGGAGGACCGAGGGACAAGAATGGACAGGATGGTAAAATCCCATCTCCACCTAGATTTCATCTATGGACTGGGGGAGTAGGAACTTGTGTTTACTTCTCTACTGGGTTCTACAGAGAGAGGTAGGGGACTAGAGACAAGCCGGATTGGTGGTGAGTCGGTCTCACCTAGGATCCCCGTGTTTGGAAGGTAGACCATCCTGAACTACACAGccagttcaaggctggcctggtatACTTGGAGACCTTGTCCCAAATCAAACTCTAgggaagagccaggcatggtggtgtatataTGTAACGGCAGCACTTTGGAGCCTGAGACGTAAGGGTCACAACTTGGAGCTAGactacacaatgagttctaggctaacctaGGCTATAGAGTGCaaacctgactcaaaaaaagaaaaccaaaccaaacaaactaaaatCTAGGGAATTTTAGACATGAAATTTTATGATGTAATTGGCACGATAACTAATATAATAGATATCCCTTTAAATATTGGCTGAATGAGTGAATTCAGAGGGTCCAAGTGTTTAGAGACAGACCACATAGCATCtcaggggaaaaaacaaaaaaccaaagaccCTCTTCTGCCAGTGGGGTGGCAGATCTGTGGCATCTGTGCCTATATTCCTATTCCTACACCCAgggcagacatcactaatcagTCTCATCATTGAGTCCAGTGGGAAGCCCTCTGAATCCTTGCTTCCAGTTGAGAGTCTATAGTGAGGAGGGTTTTGTTATCTGTGCTTGAACTCAGGCCTCCTCCATACCTTCCCACAGCCTTGATCCTGTCTCTCTGGCTGCCCCAAGGCTCCCAGGCAGCCCTCCATATCCTAAAGACCCCAGAGAAGCCCCAAAAGAACCAGGACCTTCTCCTGTCCCTTCATGGTGTCCCTGGCACCATCCAGGACTTTATCTGGTACCTGGGGGAGGAGACTAATGGAGGCACAAGGCTGTTCTCTTACATCCCTGGACTACAGCGGCCCCAGAGGGATGGCTATGCCATGGGACAGCGAGACATTGTTGGCTTCCCCAATGGTTCCATGTTGCTCCGAGGTGCCCAGCATTCAGACAGTGGCACCTACCAAGTGGCCGTCACCGTCAACCCTGCCTGGACATTGAAGGCCAAGACTGAGGTCCAAGTGGCTGGTGAGTGCTTGCTCTGGAGGACTGTGGTGGGAGGAAAGCCATGTGCAAACACTATTTCACTTGACTTTCTCACTAATATGCACAATGTGCATTGATTGAGCGCCTACTGTGTACCAGACCACGGATATCCTTAGCCCTAAAAAAAACACCCCATTTCATTAGTTCTTCCCTTATAATGATTATCCCCATATTTGTTGAgcaccttaaaaaaaaacctggctcAATTTTCAAGCCAAGTGTTTGATGTTGTTGCTCCAAGTGAAGGGCTAGGGGACAGGGCAGGGGACAATAGTGGCATCTAACACTTCTAGGGAACCTTACCGGACCAAGTATGATAGTAAATATTTTCCGTAAATCGGGCTGTTAGGTCTGGCTGAAAGCTTGGGGTCAAAGACTGGGCGCCTCAGAGAAGTTAGACAGCCGCTCTGGTCTCACTACACATCACTAGTGCTCGCCACTCTTAGGACCCCAGACGGTGGCAGAACCAGAGCCACCCCTGCGTGAGGACCAGTAACTTTCCCTCTTAAAGAAGCTTGCTGGGGCGTCACTGTTGTGAGGCTATGATTTGCCTCCTCAGAAAATTAAACAGGATGACATGACACAGGAAGCGGGGTCATTAGAGCAATCTCTAAGATGACCCTTAGTTAGGTACcacccaacactggggaggctgaggcagtgggGGTAGGGGAGATTCTgcgccagcctgggctacaagcaACCTAGCAGAACCATGTCTCAAACATGTCAacagggtcagcaagatggctcaagtGGTAAAGGCAATCGGTGCCAAGCCCGACAGACTGATTCTGATCCCCAGGACCCCATGGAGAGAGCCAGCTCCCGAAGTTCCCCTTTAACCTCCACCCGcaagtgcacacagacacatgaatagataaataatgaaaaaggaaagatagGCATGCTTGGGTTTGAGGGTTCACAGAGGGACCTATGATCTTGGTTtactaccactgagccacaccccagcccctcactgggggattctaggcaggggctctaccactgagccacaccccagcccctcactgggggattctaggcaggggctctaccactgagccacaccccagcccctcactgggggattctaggcaggggttctaccactgagccacaccccagcccctcactggggattctaggcaggggctctaccactgagtcacaccccagcccctcactggggattctaggcaggggctctaccactgagccacaccccagcccctcactgggggattctaggcaggggctctaccactgagccacaccccagcccctcactgggggattctaggcaggggctctaccagtgaggggctggggtgtgctcagtggtagagcacgcTTTCCAGCATGCATAGCATGGCACTACATAGTAAATAATTAGGAGAGGACAGACAGAAGCCATCACTGATACAACCCTCTCTCCCAGATACACGCGAATACTCACTCACATCCCACCTGCCTGTCAATGCTGGGATCATGGCTGCTACCATCATTGGGAGTCTTGCTGTGGGCTCACTGCTTGTAAGTGGCATTGCCTACCTCCTGGTCACTCGAAGACAGAAGGGCAGAAGCCCCAGGTACAGGTCCCAGATCTCCCTCCACATCCtccatttcctctccttctcctcgaGGTGCCCTGTCTTCCCCAGGCAGGGTGAGGGTCAGGTAGTCTCCATGTTCTTGGggttcccttcccccaccccagtatCTCAGGGTTCTTCTATGTACTCCCAGGGTTGCAGCTACAGAGCAGCCGGAACTGAACACTATTCCTGAGTCTGGTAAGAAGGAACACGTGTCTTTCTGTATCACCCCCTTAAAGGCCTCCAGTCCCACATGTAATCAGAGCCCACTGGGACCCTTGGACTCACTGAGGGGACCACAGACCCCTCCTAAACCTCCAGGGTTCCTGCTCCTGACAGGTCCCCTGTTCATAAGCCTTCCATAGCTCCCCAGTGCTAGGGACAAACTTCCCTTTCCCTAGCGTGCCTCCCCGGTTCCTCACTCTCTCGACAGTGGGCCCTCTTGCCAGCCTCTGGCAAGCATCCCTTCGGCATCAGCCCAGTTTTCACTTCTCACTGTCTCAGATGACCCCTTCTCCGGGGAGTCCTCCCTGATGTCCAGGGTGGTCAGGCACCTGCTTCTATGTTCCTACAGCTGCTCCACCCCCGCCCCACTCCCAGCCTTAGACTCTCTGGGCTGTCAGTCTTTGGGGATGGATCTTTCTTGCCCCAGGGGACTTCAAGCACTAGGAGGGCACTGCCTGGATTGTCTGGGCCACCACTATGTCCCCAGCACACAGTTGgcaggaggaggggactgcataaAATGTTGGTTGAAGGACTGAGTAAGTGAAATGGACAGGCAGAACGGGCCCACAGGAGCCTTCTGTCATTGGGGTCCCCTTCCTCCTCTACTTCAGGTGACAGCAACGTCTATGAAGTGATGCCATCTCCAGTCTTCCTGATGTCCCCCATCAGAGACACAGGGCCAGTGAACCCAGCCATGGTGAGTCTGTCCCCTTGGAGCTTGCTTCTCACAAGACCCCTTCCCAGAGTTAGCCATGGTGGTTGAGTACGACTCTCCATGGAGAGAGATCTCCAatccactcttccttcctttcttcctttccttccttcctgtgtgtgtgggggggaaggggagggacacGTGCCACGGCACTACGTGTGCACAGAGATCCAAGGACAGCTCGTGGGAGCCAGTTATCTCTgtccaccaagtgggtgctgggaatcaaactcagatcatcaggatTAGTGACAAGCACCTCGCCCCAcggagctgtcttcccagcccctctccccAATTCTTGTGTATCTCTTCAACCCAGATAGGGTCCGGTGACAGCGAAGGCAAGGATTCCATCCAAGTCCAGCTAGTGGAGCAGTGAGCTTTCTGAATTTACTTCCAGGGTGTGGGTGATTCTGGAAGTCACACACGGCAGGTGACAACTCAAGAAAGCCAAACAATTTGCAGGCAGAGGCATCAAAGAACCATGCTTCCCTAGCGACCCTCATCCCAGCACCTGAGTACTGGGAGCAGGAGAGTcaagaattcaaagtcagcctccatgcttgaggtcagcctgggctagactgagaccctgtctcaaagaagagcAAAGTAGGGGAGAgctggctggagagctggctcagcactTGCTTGCTACtcttgaggacccaagttcggttcccagcacccacatcaggtagctcacaccaaatttaactccagctccacagacCTAATGCCCTGTATGGCCCTGAGCGcatgcacatgacacacacacgcacatgcatacaatacacacaaacttacacacagagaacacagatatatacacagagacacagacacatacacacatgcacacacaatacacacaaacagacacatacacacacacagaggctcacacaaacagacacacatgcacacacaatacacacaaacagacacatacacacacagaggctcacacaaacagacacacaggcacacaaatgtacacatacatgcacagacacacggaaacacagacatatatacacaaagacacagacacatgacacatatacacagagacagacaaacacgccaatataaattaaaagaaatctctaaaataaatcag is from Microtus pennsylvanicus isolate mMicPen1 chromosome 1, mMicPen1.hap1, whole genome shotgun sequence and encodes:
- the Ceacam19 gene encoding cell adhesion molecule CEACAM19, whose translation is MEIGTRTPGSFSKGFLFSALILSLWLPQGSQAALHILKTPEKPQKNQDLLLSLHGVPGTIQDFIWYLGEETNGGTRLFSYIPGLQRPQRDGYAMGQRDIVGFPNGSMLLRGAQHSDSGTYQVAVTVNPAWTLKAKTEVQVADTREYSLTSHLPVNAGIMAATIIGSLAVGSLLVSGIAYLLVTRRQKGRSPRVAATEQPELNTIPESGDSNVYEVMPSPVFLMSPIRDTGPVNPAMSRPPLPSQQPQPENQYYQDLLNPDPAPYCQLVPTS